A single genomic interval of Oncorhynchus tshawytscha isolate Ot180627B linkage group LG15, Otsh_v2.0, whole genome shotgun sequence harbors:
- the LOC121839348 gene encoding proline-rich protein 2-like: MSGPAKPQPPGSFHHVRARQTPNPRLIPPCQGPPNPQPPAHSTMSGPAKPQPPAHSTMSGPAKPPTPGSFHHVKAHQTPNPPGSFHHVRARQTPNPRLIPPCQGPPNPQPPGSFHHVRARQTPNPPAHSTMSGPAKPPNPRLIPPCQGPPYPQPPAHSTMSGPAKTPTPGSFHHVRARQTPNPGSFHHVRARQTPRLIPPCQGPPITTQKTPSPPPSLCP, encoded by the coding sequence ATGTCAGGGCCCGCCAAACCCCAACCCCCCGGCTCATTCCACCATGTCAGGGCCCGCCAAACCCCCAACCCCCGGCTCATTCCACCATGTCAGGGCCCGCCAAACCCCCAACCCCCGGCTCATTCCACCATGTCAGGGCCCGCCAAACCCCAACCCCCGGCTCATTCCACCATGTCAGGGCCCGCCAAACCCCCAACCCCCGGCTCATTCCACCATGTCAAGGCCCACCAAACCCCCAACCCCCCCGGCTCATTCCACCATGTCAGGGCCCGCCAAACCCCCAACCCCCGGCTCATTCCACCATGTCAGGGCCCGCCAAACCCCCAACCCCCCGGCTCATTCCACCATGTCAGGGCCCGCCAAACCCCCAACCCCCCGGCTCATTCCACCATGTCAGGGCCCGCCAAACCCCCAAACCCCCGGCTCATTCCACCATGTCAGGGCCCGCCATACCCCCAACCCCCGGCTCATTCCACCATGTCAGGGCCCGCCAAAACCCCAACCCCCGGCTCATTCCACCATGTCAGGGCCCGCCAAACCCCCAACCCCGGCTCATTCCACCATGTCAGGGCCCGCCAAACCCCCCGGCTCATTCCACCATGTCAGGGCCCGCCAATCACCACCCAAAaaacaccctctccccctccctccctgtgtccttAG